One genomic region from Spirulina subsalsa PCC 9445 encodes:
- a CDS encoding ABC transporter permease produces the protein MTVSSSQRPSSSLWGDAWQRFRRDRMAVLGAIALSLIILAILVGPGLYPISPTDIDFGHSLNPPSLKHPFGTNDLGQDQLARLLQGGRISLSVGVAAMMVAISLGTLIGALSGFYGGIIGGGLMRLTDLFLSLPQLPLLLLVVYLFRDTMRAIAGPEAGIFILVIVVIGGLNWMSVARLVRANFLQLREMDFVLAARAVGARPRRLIWVHILPNVVSVMIVAATLAVGTAIITESTLSFLGLGFPPDVPTWGRMLYDAQSYLMQAPHMALFPGLAIFLTVLSINYIGDGLRDALDPKTGR, from the coding sequence ATGACTGTTTCATCATCTCAACGTCCTTCTAGCAGCTTGTGGGGGGATGCTTGGCAACGCTTCCGACGGGATAGAATGGCGGTTTTGGGTGCGATCGCCTTATCCCTAATTATCCTCGCCATCCTTGTGGGGCCAGGGCTTTATCCCATCTCCCCCACAGATATTGATTTTGGCCATTCCTTGAATCCCCCCAGTTTAAAACACCCTTTCGGCACCAATGATCTCGGACAGGATCAACTGGCGCGCCTCCTCCAAGGTGGCCGCATTTCCCTTTCTGTGGGCGTTGCTGCCATGATGGTGGCCATTAGCTTAGGAACCCTGATTGGGGCGCTGTCGGGCTTTTATGGGGGCATTATTGGGGGGGGATTGATGCGTTTAACGGATTTGTTCTTATCCTTACCTCAACTCCCCCTGTTGTTATTGGTGGTTTATCTGTTTCGGGATACCATGAGAGCGATCGCCGGACCTGAAGCGGGAATCTTTATCCTCGTGATTGTCGTGATTGGTGGCCTCAATTGGATGTCCGTTGCCCGTTTAGTCCGCGCCAACTTCCTCCAACTGCGAGAAATGGATTTTGTGCTGGCCGCCCGCGCTGTGGGCGCTCGTCCCCGTCGCCTCATTTGGGTGCATATTCTCCCCAATGTCGTCAGCGTGATGATTGTCGCCGCTACCTTAGCCGTCGGCACGGCGATTATTACCGAATCCACCCTAAGTTTCTTAGGTTTAGGATTCCCTCCCGATGTTCCCACTTGGGGGCGGATGCTCTACGATGCCCAAAGTTACCTAATGCAAGCCCCCCACATGGCCTTATTCCCCGGTCTAGCCATTTTCCTCACGGTGTTGAGTATTAACTACATTGGGGACGGTCTAAGGGATGCCCTAGATCCCAAAACTGGACGCTGA
- a CDS encoding MBL fold metallo-hydrolase: MVQLTWFDNNSWLIELGGKRVLVDPWLVGSLVFGNAPWFFKGERSTLLPIPEKIDLILLSQGLDDHAHLPTLQQLNRSIPVAASPNGAKVVEGLGYETVTVLGHGDSIPLGDRLKITALPGAPIGPLLTENGYVLQDLSTGTGLYYEPHGYHSPQLQQFAPIDILIIPLLSLTLPVVGAFVRGQEVALEIIKQLRPQVVIPTTAGEQAPTTEYSGVLGSLVQVEGTIEKLRRALEQSKLNSRIMPLIPGETVSVDLQPRSVSRS; encoded by the coding sequence ATGGTGCAACTGACTTGGTTTGACAATAACTCATGGTTAATTGAATTGGGGGGAAAGCGTGTTTTAGTGGATCCTTGGTTGGTGGGATCTCTAGTTTTTGGTAATGCACCGTGGTTTTTTAAAGGGGAACGCTCTACTCTACTGCCGATTCCTGAGAAAATTGATTTGATTCTACTGTCCCAAGGATTAGACGATCACGCGCATCTCCCCACCTTACAACAACTAAATCGTTCCATTCCCGTGGCGGCTTCACCCAATGGGGCGAAGGTGGTGGAGGGATTAGGGTATGAAACGGTGACGGTTTTGGGACATGGTGATTCTATCCCACTGGGCGATCGCCTAAAAATTACAGCCCTTCCGGGTGCGCCGATTGGCCCTCTGTTAACGGAAAATGGCTATGTTCTCCAAGATTTAAGCACCGGAACGGGTTTATATTATGAACCCCACGGTTATCATTCTCCCCAGTTACAACAGTTTGCACCTATCGATATTTTAATCATTCCCTTGCTCTCTTTAACGTTGCCTGTGGTGGGGGCTTTTGTGCGGGGGCAAGAGGTGGCTTTAGAGATTATTAAGCAGTTACGGCCGCAAGTGGTCATCCCGACTACTGCCGGAGAACAGGCACCCACAACAGAATATAGTGGGGTTTTAGGGTCTTTGGTCCAAGTGGAGGGAACGATTGAGAAATTACGCAGGGCGTTAGAACAATCGAAGCTGAACAGTCGCATTATGCCTTTAATTCCGGGGGAGACTGTCTCTGTTGATCTTCAGCCTCGGTCTGTTTCTCGGTCTTAA
- a CDS encoding DUF2283 domain-containing protein: MKIKYDPEVDVLRITLKDVDIEESDEETPGIILDLDSNQNVVGIEILQASQRIDNPQAIEYMIAQREP; this comes from the coding sequence ATGAAAATAAAATATGATCCCGAAGTGGATGTTCTGCGGATTACCCTGAAAGATGTAGATATTGAAGAAAGCGACGAAGAAACCCCCGGGATTATTTTAGACCTCGACTCTAACCAAAACGTTGTAGGAATCGAAATTCTTCAAGCCTCCCAACGGATTGATAACCCACAGGCTATCGAATATATGATTGCTCAGAGAGAACCTTAG
- a CDS encoding DUF4258 domain-containing protein: protein MNFRFSGHALNEIQKRNIPLSLVEKVLQEPEQIIGQDEEITIYQSQLDFSTGKLYLLRVFINTTVDPAVIVTVYRTSQIKKHWRNS from the coding sequence ATGAATTTTCGGTTTTCAGGTCATGCCTTAAACGAAATCCAGAAACGAAACATTCCACTGTCTCTTGTAGAAAAAGTTTTGCAAGAACCAGAACAAATTATTGGGCAAGATGAAGAAATCACCATTTATCAATCTCAACTAGATTTTAGTACGGGTAAATTGTATTTACTGCGCGTTTTTATCAATACTACTGTTGACCCTGCTGTTATTGTAACCGTTTATCGAACCAGTCAAATCAAAAAACATTGGAGGAACTCATGA